The following is a genomic window from Halobacterium sp. R2-5.
CCGATGCGGTTCCACGGGAGACTCGAGGAGCGGTTGGCAGCCATCAGAGTTCACCTCGCTTGAACTGCAGGTAGAGGTACGGCGCGATGACGCCGAGCGCGAGCGCGAACAGGATCATCGCGATCGCGGAGCCGTACGCCCAGTTGGTCGTGCCGAACGACTCCCGGTACATCATCATCGCGAGGATGTCCGCGGACGGCCCCGGACGCGTGCCGAACATCACGTAGAGGAAGTCGAACGCCTTCAGCGCGAACACCATCAGCACGACGGCGGCGCTGGTCGTCGACGCGCGCAGCTGCGGGATGATGGTCCGCCGGTACATCGTCACGAGGCTCGCGCCGTCGACCTTCGCGGCCTCGTACTGTTCGGTCGGAATCGCGCGCAGCCCCGCGAGGTAGACGACCATCGCGTAGCCGCTGAACTGCCAAACCAAGGCGAACATCACCGCGAACAGCTTGAACTGCGGGTCGCTGATCCACTGCTGGGTGAACCCGCCGAGCCCGACCAGGCGCATCCCCTCGTTTATCAGCCCGGTAGTGGGGTTGTACATCCACGCCCAGAAGATGGCGGTCACGACGAACGACAGGCTCATCGGCAGCAGGTAGATGGTGCGGAACGTGTTCTCGAAGCGGATGTCGCGGTCGA
Proteins encoded in this region:
- a CDS encoding sugar ABC transporter permease, encoding MRSRIFRLLGADDEDDSDADQPAVRTDGGTATGDAASTDSQSRAGRLLGSEFVQSLPFWLPAGLLVGLFVYGAIGWNFLISLTDWQGLRTPTYDSFDFDMYTRFFEAVFQGGLLSGPQEYWALRNTFVLLIVFTVAALVVGLLLAILVDRDIRFENTFRTIYLLPMSLSFVVTAIFWAWMYNPTTGLINEGMRLVGLGGFTQQWISDPQFKLFAVMFALVWQFSGYAMVVYLAGLRAIPTEQYEAAKVDGASLVTMYRRTIIPQLRASTTSAAVVLMVFALKAFDFLYVMFGTRPGPSADILAMMMYRESFGTTNWAYGSAIAMILFALALGVIAPYLYLQFKRGEL